The following nucleotide sequence is from Zea mays cultivar B73 chromosome 1, Zm-B73-REFERENCE-NAM-5.0, whole genome shotgun sequence.
CGAGCAGAGGCATGCCAACAACGTTCTGAGGGAAACAGTGATGGCTGCTATTCATTTTCTCAAACAATCACCGACCTAGAGTCTGGAAGGCAAGACCACCTACGAGGCATGACATGGGTGCATGCCGACGGTCGGGCACCTATAACCATTTGGTTGTCTGACATTTGTGGAGTTGAACCACCTCAACAAGCTAGATGACTGAAGCTCGTTGGGTGTCTTCATAAGATATGAGGAGGAGGCCAAGATGTATCACATCCTTGACCCGACGACCTAGCACGTGACACGTGACCCACTAAAGGAAGCAGTGGCGGTGTGGCGGCAATGATGAGTGACTTCGTCGTTGACAAAACTTAGTTTCGAGGAGCTGAAGGAGCAAGTGAGTTTGCTTCGGCATCTAGGCATCTAGCTCACTTGCCCCAACATAGATGGCACCATTGGCTCTACCGCGATCATGGTCCTTAGGCCAGGGGGTACTAGCCAGTGTCCCTATGTCGTCTGCTACTTTGCCGATGATACCAGTCTTCGCTTCTCTCGCTATGCTGGTTACAACGCCAACCTCTGGTGGACAACACACACCCATGTTCGTCACATCACTGGAGGATGACGAAGATCTCCTTGACACCACACACGACGACACCCCAGTGCGCTATTTGCACCATGGCCAACATCATTAGTGACCAGTCGATGCCGGTGGTCGTGAAGCGTAGTTGAGAGCTTGGTTCCTATGTTGAAGCAGAAGGGGACTCGAATTGTCGCGCTGCAATGTATCAGGAGATGAGGTTTGTTGAGCAGAACCGAATCAGGGAGCTCGTTGATCTGCTCAACGACCATTGTCCAATCACCCTGaagtgggtgttcaaactgaagaaGAATAAAGCAGGGGAGGTCATTAAGCACAATGCGAGAATGGTGGCACACAGTTTCGTCTAGTAGGAAGGCATCAGCTACAATGATGCATTCGCGCCAATCGCGTGCATGGAATCTGTCTCTGTCCTTGCTTTGGCGGCTCAAGCGCGCTGGTGTGTGCATCACATGGACATCATGTCCACCTTCCTCAATGGTGACTTGAAAAAGGAGGTCTACGTTCGTCAACCTCCCGGTTTCATCGTTGGTAGCCAAAAAGGGAAGGTCCTGTGCTGCAAGGCTCTCTATGGCTTGCGCTAGGCCCTTGCGCTTGGAATGCAAAGCTGGACACCACTCTCAAGGTGATGGGCTTCCAGCAGAGCGTACATGAGGCTGTCATGTACCAGCGGGGTGGAGTACGCTCTGTTCTTATCGGCGATTCGGCGTCTACATCGACTATCGTGTTATCACTGGCGCAGAGGAAGCAGAGGTGGGGCGTTTGAGGCACATATGAAGTCAACCTTCGACACGAGCGACCTTGGCCTGCTCTGTTTTTACCTCGGCATTGAGGTGTGCCAGGACAACCAGCATTACCTGTTGCCAATCACACTACGTCAAGCGCATCATTGAGCTGGGTGGGCTGGATGGCTGCAATTCAGCTCACACTCAGATGGAGGAGTGGCTGAAGCTATGTCACCACGACACGGTGCAGGAGGTCGACTCGATGCTGTACCGGTGCATCATTGTCAATCTTCGCTACCTGGTCCGTACACAGCCGGACTTGGTGTTCACCGTCGGGTACATGTCCTGGACTCCTGGTTCATGGAGCTGCCCATATTGGAGCACCAATAGGCAGTCAAGCGGGTCCTACGCTACGTGGCAGGCACCCTTGCCTTGAGTGCGGCCTGCATTATGCAAGGAACCCCAATGTGGCACACTTTGTCGGCTACTGCGAGAGTGACCTCGCTGGCGACATTGACACAAGCAAGAGCATGGGCGGCACCATGTTCTTCCTCGGCAAATGTCTCGTCAGCTAGCCAATCGCTCAAGCAGCATTTGGTGGTTCTGTCAAGCTGTAAAGCAGAATACATTGCCGCCACCTCTGCTGCAACTCAAACTCTATGGCTGTCTCGGCTGTTGGGGTAGCTGCTCGGCAGGGAGGCCAAAGTAGTGGAGCTCAGGGTGGACAGCAGGAAGTCCGTTCTGGCCTTGGCCAAGAACCTTATCTTGCATGAAAGGAGCAAGCACATCAGAATCTGATAACACTTCATCAGTAGTTGCCTGAAGATGCGAGCGTGAGGGCCAACCACATCAGTATCACTGATCAGCTCGCTGACATTCTTACCAAGTCCCTCGGGAGAGCAAAGTTCCAGGAGATGAGGGGAAGAATTGGGCTGGTCCAAACCAACTAAAAAACCGAGCACAAGGCTTACGACCTATGTGGTTCTACCTCTAGTTATCTTAGATTGATTTTGTCTTCGGTTTCTTAGAGCTGATCGCATCTTCTTATCCTCTAGTCACTTTAGTGGTTGGATTAGCACTTTAGTTGTTAAACTTTTTCTGTAATCAATGCTAGGCTTAATGAACGGTGCAGCATTGCAGTCTGTTCCCAATGATAGAACTAGGAGGTTTGCTGGCTGCTGCTGTTGTAGATTTTTTTTTCTCATATAAACTCTGTAGCTAATGGTGGTTTACCAGGAATATCAGCTCATAGAACTATAAACTCTGTAGTTATGCTGTTGTAGGGCTTTAATCAGCCTGTGGGGTGTAGCTAGGGTTTACAATTTCGTTTGTACTGTTCAAAATTTCGTTTTTTGACCAAAGTTTGACTTTTGTATTTTTTTTGAATTTTGAACTGAAATATATAATTTTCCAGACCGAAATTTCCATTTGGTATAGTACCCAAAACGAGAAAAATAACCGAAATTAGGTGAATCTTGAGCGAGATTTGTAACCCTGGGTGTATCATTATGTTTGTGAGCTCAACATTGCAGTTACGATTATTGTGTATGGTCAATTGGCACATTGATGCTTAGTAAGAAAAGTGATCCTACACTCCAAGCTACCTTATTGACAGCTTATCGCATTTTCAGGTTTTCAGGCTGTCTAAATAGATGCCATTGAGGTGTTATTACCATTCTAAAATGGTTGTTGTAGTATTTGGCTTGACTTGATTGTACACTTGGAAACCATGTTATGACCAAAGCCCGTCTGCTCTGCAGGAAATCCCGGAAAATGTCGCCTCCATACCGTGTCATCCTGCACAATGACAACTACAACAGGCGCGAGTACGTTGTCAAGGTCCTGATGAAAGTGATCCCTGGGATGACCGTCGACAACGCTGTGAACATCATGCAGGAGGCGCACGTGAATGGGCTGTCAGTGGTGATTGTCTGTTCCCAGTCCGAGGCTGAGGAGCACTGCACGTCGCTCAGGGGCAACGGCCTCCGGAGCTCGATCGAGCCCGCGAGTGGTGGCTGCTGAGGTTCGAGACTTGGGGGTATACCTTCTTGTTTTGCCAGCGTATAGTTTGTAAATACCCAGCGTATCAAGCTAAAGCTGAAACGGATTGGTTATATGCACTTATCGATACAACGAAGCTGAGTACCCCTCTCGGGTAGGTGTAAATCGTGCAAGGGTACCCTGTAGAAGAAGAAACATAGTATTTTCGGTTTTGATTTATAAAATATTTAGTTGCACATGCCTACTCTGTTTATAGAAATTGCTTCTACTGCTTTTTAACAGAAGGCTAAGGACTTGTTTGGAAGAGCTTCATTTCAACAATCTCAATTCCATCCCAGCTTCATCCATCTAAATAGGTTTAGTAGATATCCGAATGCAAATTTAAATTCTAACTATCTTTTTTTATTCGTTTCAGAAACAACTATCTTTTTTTATTGAC
It contains:
- the LOC100284003 gene encoding ATP-dependent Clp protease adaptor protein ClpS containing protein → MEAAVPSRVALSAASRLPNPHAVTGDRSFIYKGRCQSLAIPMALSAAAPGKGGGVLDRPVEKTTPGRQSEFDVKKSRKMSPPYRVILHNDNYNRREYVVKVLMKVIPGMTVDNAVNIMQEAHVNGLSVVIVCSQSEAEEHCTSLRGNGLRSSIEPASGGC